A stretch of DNA from Desmonostoc muscorum LEGE 12446:
AAAATTTTTGAGTGTCACGAACATACGGTACGAGCAACACTGAGGCGTTGGGAAAATAAGGGTTTGGGAGGATTGTGGGAAACTTCTGGGCGTGGAGCAAAGTGCAAATGGCTTGAGGCAGACTTAGCATATTTAAGAGTTAGAACCCCGTACTTATAACAGTTTGCAGTTATCAGAAAAATTGTCTCAAGACCGAAATGTACAACTGAGTCCGTCTCGTCTGCGACGTTTGCTCAAAAAAAAAGTGGAAATGGAAACGCACCCGCCATACTCATAAGAGAAAACAAGACCCAGAAAAACGACGAATTAAGCAAGCAGACCTAGATACCTTAAAGCAAGCGGCAGCAGAGGGTTTTGGACTTTGGACAA
This window harbors:
- a CDS encoding helix-turn-helix domain-containing protein produces the protein MSAPLRVRLTDLEDLTLLELRSATTVPQRTRDRAHIIRLNAQGWNVPAIAKIFECHEHTVRATLRRWENKGLGGLWETSGRGAKCKWLEADLAYLRVRTPYL